In one Deinococcus humi genomic region, the following are encoded:
- the alaS gene encoding alanine--tRNA ligase, which yields MTAPSPTLSTAEIREKFLSFFESKGHLRLPSHSTVAPDPTTLFTVAGMQPFKAQFMGAPAKFEQGTSRRVTTAQKCLRIGDIENVGRTLRHCSLLEMLGNFSFGDYFKRESLTWAWEFLTAPEWMGLDKSKLYATIYEDDEEAYEIWTQEIGLPADHILRFGADENFWPADAPAAGPNGPCGPCSEIFYDRGPKYGDDTWADYAETRESARFLEIWNNVFPQYDRQEPLSDGTPTLVDLPFKNIDTGMGLERIATVVQDVYDFYSNDVFGPIIARVVELSGHPYEGPQNVSHRVVAEHVRSVSMIIADGSTPSNTGRGYVIRKILRRASRHAYLLGLKEPTLYKLVPLVVESMGDAYPELRTEQARVEATIQSEEERFLKTLEGGIQRLGGLLEGMQRGAVLGGEDAFILYDTYGFPVDLTKEIAEEYGVSVDEAGYAESLENAQNIARAGSKYGKSELFGAQEALEDLSPTQFVGYDELEADGEVLALLVGGERLGQLAAGDEATVVLSRTPFYAEGGGEVGDTGRLEWDGGTGIVRDTRKTPGGVFLHDVAIEAGELKTGQRVRSVVSGERQATQRHHTATHLLHAALRAVLGSGVRQAGSLVAPDRLRFDFSHGAAMTADEIASVERLVSRWVSANFPVTWQEMPIAEARAAGATALFGEKYGDTVRVVRVGGDVSYEGQAVASMELCGGAHVSRTGDIGAFVILSDENVAAGVRRIEALAGEAATAWLRERLQGVARVSALLNTSPDGLEGRVSGLQAQLKAAEKETGAVRRQLAEAQMGGGGGAASPVRELGGFRVASLKLSGIEGNELRGAADTLLDQSGADLVVIAGDKGLVVKATKDAVGRGAHAGQIVGKLAAAGGGKGGGRPDMAQAGITDAGAALEALETAF from the coding sequence ATGACTGCTCCGTCCCCGACTCTGTCCACCGCCGAGATTCGCGAGAAGTTCCTCAGTTTCTTTGAGAGCAAGGGCCACCTGCGCCTGCCCAGCCACAGCACGGTGGCCCCCGATCCCACGACGCTGTTCACGGTGGCGGGCATGCAGCCGTTCAAGGCGCAGTTCATGGGCGCACCCGCCAAATTCGAGCAGGGGACTTCCCGGCGGGTCACCACCGCCCAGAAGTGCCTGCGAATCGGCGACATCGAGAACGTGGGGCGCACACTGAGGCACTGCTCCCTGCTGGAGATGCTGGGCAACTTCTCGTTCGGCGACTACTTCAAGCGCGAGTCGCTGACCTGGGCCTGGGAGTTCCTGACCGCTCCCGAATGGATGGGCCTGGACAAATCGAAGCTGTACGCCACCATCTACGAGGACGACGAGGAAGCGTATGAGATCTGGACGCAGGAGATCGGCCTGCCCGCAGACCACATCCTGCGCTTCGGGGCCGACGAGAACTTCTGGCCCGCCGACGCGCCTGCCGCCGGCCCGAACGGCCCCTGCGGTCCTTGCAGCGAGATCTTCTATGACCGGGGGCCAAAGTACGGCGACGACACCTGGGCCGACTACGCCGAGACCCGCGAGAGCGCGCGCTTTCTGGAAATCTGGAACAACGTGTTCCCGCAGTATGACCGCCAGGAACCCCTCTCCGACGGCACGCCGACGCTGGTAGACCTGCCCTTTAAGAACATAGACACCGGCATGGGCCTGGAGCGCATCGCCACGGTCGTGCAGGACGTGTACGACTTCTACAGCAACGACGTGTTCGGCCCGATCATCGCACGGGTTGTCGAGCTGTCCGGCCACCCCTACGAGGGACCGCAGAACGTCTCGCACCGCGTCGTGGCCGAGCATGTGCGCAGCGTCAGCATGATCATCGCGGACGGCTCTACCCCGAGCAACACCGGGCGTGGCTATGTCATCCGTAAGATCCTGCGCCGCGCTTCCCGCCACGCCTACCTGCTGGGCTTGAAAGAGCCGACGCTGTACAAGCTCGTGCCGCTGGTGGTGGAGAGCATGGGCGACGCCTACCCCGAATTGCGGACCGAGCAGGCACGGGTAGAGGCGACGATTCAAAGCGAGGAAGAACGCTTCCTGAAGACCCTGGAAGGCGGCATCCAGCGCCTCGGCGGGCTGCTGGAAGGCATGCAGAGGGGCGCAGTGCTGGGCGGCGAGGACGCCTTCATCCTCTACGACACCTACGGCTTTCCCGTCGACCTGACCAAAGAAATTGCCGAGGAATACGGCGTCAGCGTGGACGAGGCCGGGTATGCCGAGAGCCTGGAAAACGCCCAGAACATCGCGCGGGCGGGCAGCAAGTACGGCAAGTCCGAACTGTTCGGGGCGCAGGAGGCCCTGGAAGACCTGTCGCCCACGCAGTTTGTCGGTTACGACGAGCTGGAGGCCGACGGCGAGGTGCTGGCGCTGCTGGTGGGGGGCGAACGTCTGGGCCAGCTGGCGGCGGGCGACGAAGCCACCGTGGTGCTGTCACGCACCCCCTTCTACGCCGAGGGCGGCGGCGAGGTGGGCGACACCGGACGCCTGGAATGGGACGGTGGCACCGGTATCGTGCGCGACACCCGCAAGACCCCCGGGGGCGTGTTCCTGCACGATGTGGCGATCGAGGCAGGCGAACTGAAGACCGGCCAGAGGGTGCGCAGCGTGGTCTCGGGCGAACGGCAGGCGACGCAGCGCCATCACACCGCCACCCACCTGCTGCACGCTGCGCTCCGGGCGGTGCTGGGCTCGGGGGTGCGGCAGGCCGGGTCACTGGTGGCCCCGGATCGCCTGCGCTTTGACTTCTCGCACGGCGCGGCCATGACCGCCGACGAGATCGCCAGTGTTGAGCGACTGGTTTCCCGCTGGGTCAGCGCCAACTTCCCGGTGACGTGGCAGGAAATGCCGATTGCCGAGGCGCGGGCGGCAGGGGCCACCGCCCTGTTCGGCGAGAAGTACGGCGACACCGTGCGTGTGGTCCGCGTGGGCGGCGACGTGTCCTACGAGGGACAGGCTGTGGCGAGCATGGAGCTGTGCGGCGGCGCGCACGTGAGCCGCACCGGAGATATCGGCGCGTTCGTGATCCTGAGCGATGAGAACGTGGCCGCCGGGGTGCGCCGCATCGAGGCGCTGGCGGGCGAGGCGGCCACCGCGTGGCTGCGCGAACGCCTTCAGGGGGTGGCCCGCGTGTCCGCCCTGCTCAACACCAGCCCCGACGGTCTGGAAGGCCGCGTGTCTGGCCTGCAGGCCCAGCTCAAGGCTGCCGAGAAGGAGACGGGGGCGGTGCGCCGTCAGCTGGCCGAGGCGCAGATGGGCGGCGGGGGTGGCGCAGCTTCCCCGGTGCGTGAACTGGGCGGCTTCAGGGTAGCGTCCCTCAAGCTGAGCGGCATCGAGGGCAACGAACTGCGCGGCGCGGCGGACACGCTGCTGGACCAGAGCGGAGCCGATCTTGTCGTCATTGCCGGGGACAAGGGACTGGTTGTTAAGGCGACCAAAGACGCCGTGGGCCGTGGGGCACATGCCGGGCAAATAGTGGGCAAGCTGGCCGCGGCGGGCGGCGGCAAGGGCGGCGGGCGCCCCGACATGGCCCAGGCGGGCATTACGGATGCAGGGGCGGCGCTCGAAGCCCTGGAGACGGCGTTCTGA